Sequence from the Candidatus Amarolinea dominans genome:
GGCCCGGACCTGGCCAGCCAGATTGCCCGGCGCTACCGCATTCAGGGCGTACCCGAAACCTTCTTTATCAGGGCTGACGGCACGGTGGATTGGTTCAAGATCGGCCCCTTGTCCGCAAGCGAACTGAACAACTGCCTGGATCAGTTGACCTCCGGCGGTAGCTGTAAATAACCCCGCTGTTGACAGGCATAAGACCTGTCTTGTCCTGCCCCATTTCAAGGAGAGATGCGCATGTTGCTAGATTTGGGCTTTCCCGTGCTTGCCCTGGCGCTTGTTGTGGCCCTCGTCGGTATTGTCCTGGCCATGATCGGTGCGCGGCGTGACGACCTGGCCCTCGTTGCCAGCGCACGTAATGCCGTGTTGGCCGTCGCGGCATTGGTGTTGCTGGCCGCTGTCTTACTTTGGATCGCGCTGCTGACCGATCAATTCCAATTCGAATATGTGGCCAGTCACGTTGAACGCGACCTTTCGCCCTTCTATAAATTCTCGGCGCTGTGGGGCGGACAGGCCGGGTCACTGCTCTTCTGGACGCTCATCCTGTCTGGCTATTCAGCCTTCGCCATGATTGGCTTTCGCAACCAGCACCGCCAGTTGATGCCGTACGTCATCGCCACGCTGCTGACCACGTCGGCCTTCTTCCTGGTCATCGTGATCTTCGCGGCCAACCCGTTCAAGAAATTGGGTTTCATGCCCGCCGATGGCACCGGTCTCAATCCCCTTCTGCAAAACTACTGGATGGTGATCCATCCCATCGGCCTCTATCTGGGCTACGTGGGCATGGCCGTGCCCTTTGCCTTTGCCGTGGCCGCGCTGGCCGCCAAACAGCTTGGCAACACCTGGATTCGCTCGATTCGCCGCTGGACGCTTGTCCCCTGGCTCTTCCTGTCGCTCGGCATCCTGATGGGGAGCCAGTGGGCCTACATCGAGTTGGGCTGGGGTGGCTACTGGGCCTGGGACGCCGTCGAAAATGCCAGCCTCCTGCCCTGGCTGACCGCGACAGCCTTTCTCCATTCGATCGTCATTCAGGAGCGCCGTGGCATGCTCAAGGTTTGGAACCTTGTCCTTGTCTTTCTGACCTATGAACTGGTGCTCATCGGCACGTTCATCACCCGCAGCGGCGTCATCGAGTCGGTGCATGCGTTTGCCCTCAGCAACGTCGGCCCGCTCTTCCTGGGCTTCATCGCCCTGTCCATCTTCGGCTTCCTGTGGTTGTTGCTCGATCGTCTGCCATTGCTGCGCAGCGACAATGAGCTTGACTCCATGCTCAGCCGCGAGTCGGGCTTTTTGTTCAACAATGTGGTGTTTGTGGGCATCGCGTTTGCCACCTTTTTCGGTACTACCTTTCCCATGTTCTCCGAACTGCTGACCGGCAACAAAATATCGGTGGCCGCACCGTGGTTCAATAAAGTCAACGGTCCGATCTTCGTCGTCCTGTTGATCCTGATGGGCGCGGGGCCGCTGCTCGGCTGGCGTCGTTCCACCAAGGAGACCCTGCGCAAAAACTTCCAGTGGCCGCTCCTGGCGACGGCGCTGGTACCGCTGCTCCTGTTTGTCCTCGGTCTGCGCGACGCGTTGCCGCTCGTCGGCTTCGCGCTATGCACCTTCGTGCTGGCAACCATCCTGCAGGAGTTTGTCCGCGGCGCGTCTGCGCGGCGCCGCATCACCGGCGAAGCGTGGCCGCGCGCGCTGGTCAACCTGACCCAGAAGAATCAGCGCCGCTACGGTGGCTACATCGTACACCTGGGCATCATCATGATGGCGCTCGGCATCATCGGCAACAGCTTCTTTCAACTGGAAACACAGGGCACCCTCAAGCCTGGCGAAAGCCTGACGATCAAGAACTATGTCGTGACCTACAACGGCCTGCGCCAAATTCAGCAGCCCACCCACACCCAGGTGTTCGCGCCTCTGCAGGTTACCCGTAACGGCCAGCCCATCGGCGTGGTGCAGCCGCGGAAAAACCTGTACTTCAAGACGCCGGATCAGCCCACAAGTGAAGTGGGCCTGCGCATCTTCCCCACCGAGGATCTGTACGCAGTGCTGGCGGGTTGGGACAGCAATGGCGACACGGCCTCCTTCAAGCTGTTCGTCAACCCACTGATGGTCTTCCTGTGGATTGGGGGCCTTGTGCTTGCCCTGGGCACCCTGGTCGCTCTTTGGCCCCATACGGTTGCTGTGCGCAGCGCGGCTGTGGCGCCGGCCGCGGCGCAGCCCAAGCACGCGTAGGAGATTGGCCTTGATCACTGCAATCGTGATGGTACTCATTGTGGTGGCTGTCATCGCCGCCGTGGCCTGGCCGTTGGCCAGTACAGCCCGTTCGCAGACGCTGATGGTCAGCGCGGACGTTCTGGCTGAATGGACGGCGCAGCGCGACATGGCGCTCAAAGCCATCAAGGACCTGGAGTTTGATTATCAGACAGGCAAGGTGTCGGCTGCTGATTATCCTGTCTATGACCGGCGGCTGCGCGAACAGGCGCTGCAGGCCATGCACAGGCTCGACACCTATCTGGCCGAACAACGGGCCGCGGTTCTGGACACGGAGCTGGAAGCCGAAATTGCCGCGTTGCACCGCCCGCCGGGGGTAAGCCCTGGCCGGAACACCGCCGCAGATTTGGAACAGGGGCTGGAAGCCGAAATTGCCGCGTTGCACCGCCCGCCGGGGGTAAGCCCTGGCCGGAACACCGCCGCAGATTTGGAACAGGGGCTGGAAGCGGAAATCGCCGCCCTGCACAGCGTCGCTCCACGCCCTGCGGCTGCGGCACAGCGTTTCTGCGTGCAGTGCGGGCAGGCGCTGCGCCCCACCGACCGCTTCTGCGGCTCGTGCGGCGCCGCCGTCTGATGTGAGGAGACTCTCCACGTTCGTCAACAAGAAGGACGCAGCACAAGGCTGCGTCCTTTTTTATTTTTTGCCTGACAAAGCAAATGCCCGGCGTTCCCCAACACCGGGCATTCACCGAAAGGAGGTACCGATGAACAGGCAGGTGCCTAACCGACTGAGCCGGGTCATTCACAATCAGAACAACCCATCAACCGCGAATCACAACTGACTTCAAGCCCCCCACTGCTCGTCGCCGGCTGCGTAATACGATTCTGATCCATGTGTATTCGACAGCTTCAAATCCCAACTCACCGGCATGTGAATCATATCACAAACATCGGCGTTTGTCAAGAGCTGTATGTACGAATTTTCACAGGAGAATCAGGCCCTTACCATTTTTCGGCCACGACACGGAGTTCGGACACATTGGTGAGAACGACGCGACCGCGCAGCGTGGTGATGAGGCCCTGCCGGCGCAGGTTACTCATGACGCGAATGGCGCTTTCAACGGTGGTGCCGGTCATGTCGGCCACATCCTGGCGTGTGAGTGGAATGTCAATGGTCAGGCCTTCGGGTGTGACGCGGCCGGTGGCATTGGCGAGCTTGAGCAACACGCGGGCGATGCGCTGCTCAACGCGGTCCACCGCCAGGCTGCGCACCAGGTCAGTGGTATTGCGCAAGCGGCGGCTCAGTTCGCTGATGACGGCCATGGAGAGGGCGTGATGGCGCTGGACCAATTCGAAGAAGTCGCGACGGGCCATGGTCACCACCGCTGTATCTTCCAGGCATTGGGCGGTGGTGTCATAGGGGGCGCCATCCAGAACGGCCATTTCGCCGAACATGTGACCCGGCCCAATGACATCGAGCACCACATCGCGGCCTTGTTCGGAATGGCGAAGCAGTTTGATCTGGCCGATCCAAACGATAAAAAGTGCTTCGGGAGGATCGCCCTCGAAGCAGACATACGAATCTTTGGGGTAACAATGTCCACTCAGCAGCTCAGCAACCGCTTCCCAATCAGAAGAGGGGAGTGAGCTAAACAGGGGCACAGTGCGCGTCACCTGGACCATATTGAACTGGAATTTATCCATCGCCTGCTCACGTCCCTCAGCGCCGGTTGTGCATTGTGCCTTCTTGTTGACAGCGCGCCGATTATACCACGGTCGTTGATGGTGAGCAAGCACCGATTGCGAGAGCGTCATGGGCGGGACGCGACTTGCGTCTCTTACGCCGAAGTCCGGTGCAAGAGACGCAAGGGTGAGCGGGGCGCGGTGGAGGATCTTTAGCGCTGCAGGGCGGCGGCCCGATTGACCAGATCGAGGAAATCGTTCACTTGTTCGTCTTGCGGCAAATCATCCGTCAGGCGGCGCACCAACGCCTGGACATCGCTCATGCGACTT
This genomic interval carries:
- a CDS encoding heme lyase CcmF/NrfE family subunit, with product MLLDLGFPVLALALVVALVGIVLAMIGARRDDLALVASARNAVLAVAALVLLAAVLLWIALLTDQFQFEYVASHVERDLSPFYKFSALWGGQAGSLLFWTLILSGYSAFAMIGFRNQHRQLMPYVIATLLTTSAFFLVIVIFAANPFKKLGFMPADGTGLNPLLQNYWMVIHPIGLYLGYVGMAVPFAFAVAALAAKQLGNTWIRSIRRWTLVPWLFLSLGILMGSQWAYIELGWGGYWAWDAVENASLLPWLTATAFLHSIVIQERRGMLKVWNLVLVFLTYELVLIGTFITRSGVIESVHAFALSNVGPLFLGFIALSIFGFLWLLLDRLPLLRSDNELDSMLSRESGFLFNNVVFVGIAFATFFGTTFPMFSELLTGNKISVAAPWFNKVNGPIFVVLLILMGAGPLLGWRRSTKETLRKNFQWPLLATALVPLLLFVLGLRDALPLVGFALCTFVLATILQEFVRGASARRRITGEAWPRALVNLTQKNQRRYGGYIVHLGIIMMALGIIGNSFFQLETQGTLKPGESLTIKNYVVTYNGLRQIQQPTHTQVFAPLQVTRNGQPIGVVQPRKNLYFKTPDQPTSEVGLRIFPTEDLYAVLAGWDSNGDTASFKLFVNPLMVFLWIGGLVLALGTLVALWPHTVAVRSAAVAPAAAQPKHA
- a CDS encoding zinc ribbon domain-containing protein, with the translated sequence MITAIVMVLIVVAVIAAVAWPLASTARSQTLMVSADVLAEWTAQRDMALKAIKDLEFDYQTGKVSAADYPVYDRRLREQALQAMHRLDTYLAEQRAAVLDTELEAEIAALHRPPGVSPGRNTAADLEQGLEAEIAALHRPPGVSPGRNTAADLEQGLEAEIAALHSVAPRPAAAAQRFCVQCGQALRPTDRFCGSCGAAV
- a CDS encoding Crp/Fnr family transcriptional regulator; its protein translation is MDKFQFNMVQVTRTVPLFSSLPSSDWEAVAELLSGHCYPKDSYVCFEGDPPEALFIVWIGQIKLLRHSEQGRDVVLDVIGPGHMFGEMAVLDGAPYDTTAQCLEDTAVVTMARRDFFELVQRHHALSMAVISELSRRLRNTTDLVRSLAVDRVEQRIARVLLKLANATGRVTPEGLTIDIPLTRQDVADMTGTTVESAIRVMSNLRRQGLITTLRGRVVLTNVSELRVVAEKW